The Devosia sp. genome segment TCGGAAAACTGATGGTCCAGCCATCGGGATTGCCGGTCTTGTTACCGTGAACACCCATGAAGTCACCGGCCACGAAGTCACCCTCGACCATGGACCAGTCTGCCTGCACATAGGCGGCGATATCGCGCGGTACCAGCATGGTCCAGATCGCCGAGCGGTCCGCGTCATCGGGGAAGGGGTTTTGTGAAAGTGCCATCCGAGCTCTCTTGTCGCGACTGACCCTCGATCCTGAGGGGCGTACGCCATTCTGTTTCAAATTTTCAATTCTGTCATCCGTCGCGTAATGCGAGGATGAGGCCACATGGATACCAATTTGAACATGCTGCGCCTTTGGACGGCGATTGTCCACACCCTGAGCGCGCTTTTCGCTCTACCAACAGCCTAGAAAATCAGCAAAATGATGCCAAGTTGGGCAAATTTCCAGGGTGGCTTAAATTGGTATTGTATTGGCGTCAAAACTGTGTTGACATGACGTCAATAAGGCGCCTAGTCTTGAAAATCGTTTACACAAACGTCACCGATCCGCAGAGATCGGCGGTCTAATAAACAGGGTACGGCATCGTCATGCGGGTTGGCATAATTGGCCTTGGCTATCGACTTGGTTACCTGGCGCGGGTGTTTTCCGCGGCCCGGGACGATTTCGAGATTGTCGGCTATGTCGACCCCGAGCCTGCTGGCCTGCCCTATGCCAGGCAGCACGGCGTTTCCGTTGGCCAGTCTTTCGGCAGCCTCGACGAACTGATCGACAAGGGTGGTCTCGATCTGCTGATGGTGGGCTCGCCCAACCACATGCATCTCGAGCACATCCGCACCGGGCTGGCGCGCGGCATGAAGATCTTTGCGGAAAAGCCGGTGGTGACCTCGATTGAGGACACGATGGCGCTGGCCGAACTGATCGGGCAATACGGGTCAGACCGGGTCATGGTTGGCCTCGTTCTGCGCTATGCCCCGCTTTATGTCGAGCTGCGCAAGGCCCAGGCCGAAGGCAAGCTGGGCGATATTGCCTCCATCGAGGCTTCCGAGCACATCCCGCCCTATCACGGCGCCTTTTTCATGCGCGACTGGCGGCGGTACGAAAAGTATTCGGGCAGCTTCATGCTCGAAAAGTGCTGCCACGATCTCGACCTCTATAATGGCGTCATGGGCTGCCGCCCGCGCTATGTCGCCAGCTTCGGCGGCCGCCGAAGCTTCATTCCTGCCAATGCGCCGCAGGAGACCGGGGTCAATGACCTTGAGGTCTATCACCGCAAGCCGTCAGGCTGGCAGGGATCGGACAAGGTGTTCGACAGCGATGGCGACATCATCGATTTCCAGACCGCCATCGTTCAATACGACAATGGCGCGGCGCTGACCTTCCACACCAATCTCAATGTCCCCGACGATTTCCGGCGGTTTGCGGTGATCGGCGCCAAGGGCATGGCGGAGGGGGATTTCATCCGCAACTATTTCCGCGTCACCGATAGCCGCACCTCCGAGCGCCTCGAAGACAAGACCTTCAAGACCTCCGAGCTCAGCCAGCACTACGGCGCCGACGAGCAGATGGCCGAGGATATCCTGCGTCACCTGATCGAAGGCGTGCCGTTGCCGGTATCGGTTACCGACGCGCTTGAGGCGGGCCTATTGGCCCTGTCGATGGACGAAGCCATGGCCAATCGCTCCGTGGTCGACATGACCCCGATCTGGCAGCGCTTCGATGCTGCCCTTGGCCGCGGCAATTAAGGAGAAACGCCGATGACCAGCACCAGAAGCGCCACCCTGTTTGCCCTCGCCCTGCTGGCACCGGCCCTCATCTACATCCTGACCATCGTGGCCTATCCACTGGTCGACACGATCCTGCTCAGCTTTACCAATGCCTCGCTGCGGGCCGATTACGACTTTGTCGGCTGGGCCAATTACCAGCGTATTTTCGGCGCCGGCAATTTCACCGAAGTCATCATCCGCACCTTCATCTGGACCTTCTTCTCGGTCTCCATGAAAATGATCATTGGCATGTGCGGCGCTGTGCTGCTCAATGCCGCCATCCCCGGTCAGGCCCTGTTCCGCATTCTCACCATGCCGCCCTGGATCGTGCCCATGGCCATCGGCATCTTCATGTGGGGCTGGATGTATAACGGCCAGTTCGGGATGATTTCCGGCCTGTTGCAGAATTTCGGGCTGATCGGCGGGCCCATTGCCTTCCTCGCCTACGGCGACACCGCCTTTTGGGCGACCATCGTCACCGACGTGTGGATCGGCGTGCCCATGGTCACCATCTATTTCCTGGCCGCCATGCAGTCGATCCCGCGGGATTTGCACGAAGCTGCCTGGACCGATGGCGCTGGGCGCTTCTACCGGTTCCGCCGCATCACGCTGCCGCTGATGGTGCCCGCCATCATCACCATGAGCCTGCTTTCGCTCATCGCCACCTTCAATTCCTTCGACATCATCTGGATCCTGACCCAGGGCGGTCCGTCCGGCTCGACCACCACGATGATCATCGACACCTACAAGACCGCCATGGGCTCCCGCAAATATGGCGAAGGCGCCGCCCGCGCCGTGGTCATCTCGCTCTTCGTCACCATATTCTGCATCGTCTACTTCCGCGCGGTCCGCCGGCTCCAGCAGGGAGAAGCCAAATGAGCGACGTCGCACGCACCACCGAAGTGGCTGCCGCCGACAGCCCGGCCAGCGTCAAGCCAAAGGCCCGCCGCGGCCTGTGGTCCGCCTCCCGGCCGATGATCGATCGCTACCGGTGGCAGGAGGTCCTGGGCCTCTATGCCGGCATCGCGGTGTTCCTGTTCTTCGTCCTTGCGCCTTTCATCGAAGGGTTCCTGGTCTCGCTGAAGCCCTTGGCGCAGCTGTTTTCGACGCCCTACAGCTTCATCCCCAAGAACGGCTCGTTCGATGCCTATTTCACCATGTGGCAATCGGTGCCGGCATTGGGCATGCACATCTTCAATTCGTTCTTCATCTCGTCGGTGGTGACGCTGATCGTCATCGTCATCGTGGTGCCGGCCGCCTACGCCTTTGCCCGCTTCAATTTCACGGGCGCCGGCCTGATGCTGGGCGGGTTCCTCGCGGTCAACATGTTCTCGGGCGCTGTGCTGCTGATCCCGCTGTTCCGGCTGATGCGGACCATGGGCCTGCTCAACACCTATTGGGCAATGATCGTGCCGGGCGCCGCCTTCCTCATTCCCTCGTCCATCTGGCTATTGCGCACCTACATGCTGCGCATTCCGCGCGAGCTTGACGAGGCAGCCTGGGTCGATGGGGCAACCCGGCTCTATACGCTGCGCCGGGTCATCCTGCCGCTGGCCATGCCGGGCATCGTCGTGGTCGCGATCATGACCTTCATCGGCGCCTATGCCCAGCAATTCATCTTCGCGCTGACCTTCAATTCCAAGACCGAGTTCATGCCGCTGCCGATCGGGCTCTTCGCCTTCTTCGGCAAGCAGGAAGTGATCTGGAACGAGCTGATGGCAGCCTCTTTCGTCGGAATCCTGCCGGTCATGATCGTCATCGTGTTCCTGCAGCGCTATCTCGTCGCCGGTCTCACCGCCGGAGCCGTGAAGCAGTAACTGGAGCGTATCCAGGACAAGTGGCCGCCACTTTTCCGGTTCGGATACGCGACAATCAAGGGTTTGGAGATCGCTTGGCCCATCGGGCTGAACGACTCCAGAAGGGCCGAGGGGCCCACATCAAGGGAGACTACAAAATGCAGAAGACTATCGGTTTGGTGGCCGTTTCGATGCTGGCTCTGGCCAGCGCGACTCCGGCGGCCTTTGCCCAGGACAAGGAAATCACCTTCATCAACTGCGGCGACGAGCTCACCGCAGGCTATGCGGAAAGCTTCGCCGAGTGGGAAGCTGCCAATCCGGGCTTCAAGGTCGTTCCCGAGATCGTGGGCTGGGGCCAATGCCAGGACAAGGTGACGACGCTCGCCGCCGCCGGTACCCCGGTTGCCCTGGCCTATGTCGGCTCGCGTACCCTCAAGCAGTTCGCCCAGAACGACCTGATCGTTCCGGTGCCGATGACCGATGAGGAAAAGGCCGCTTACTACAATTACGTGCCCGATACCGTCACCTTCGACGGCACCCAGTGGGGCGTGCCGGTGGCCTTCTCCACCAAGGCTCTCTACTGGAACAAGGACCTGTTTGAAGAAGCCGGTCTCGATCCGGAAGTGCCGCCCGCGACCTGGGAAGAAAAGATCGCTTTCGCCAAGCAGATCACCGAGAACACCGATGCCGCCGGCTACGGCGCCGTCGCCAAGACCTTCGACAACACCATGCACCAGTTCCTGCATTGGGTTTACACCAATGACGGCCTGGTCATCGATGCCGATGGCAATATCACGCTGAACTCGCCGCAGGTGCTAGCCGCCCTGACCGCGCTCCGCGACATCATCCCGTTCTCCGAAGAAGGCCCGACGGCCTACGAGCAGAACGAAGTCCGCGCCATCTGGCTGGACGGCGGCGTCGCCATGATCGAGGCGTCTCCGGGTGCTGCCATCCGCGCCGAAGAAGCCGGCATGAACTGGGGTGTCGCCAACCTGCCGCTCGGCCCCGATGCCAAGGGCCCCGGCACGCTGCTGATCACCGACGCGCTGGCCGTGTTCAAGGGCACTGGTGTTGAAGACCAGGCCATCAGCCTCGCCAAGTTCCTGACCGACGGCGACCGTCAGTGGGATGCGGAAATGGCCCAGGGCCTGACCCCGCTGCGTCCGCTGCACTCCGATGACCTCGTGGCAGAGAAGCCCTATTGGAAGCCGTTCCTCGACGGTATCGAATATGGTGGTCCCGAGCCGCTGTTCACTGACTATATCGGTCTGCAGAACGTCATGATCGAAATGGTCCAGTCGGTCGTGACCGGCGCCGCCGAGCCCGAAGCTGCCCTTGAAAAGGCCGCCGGCGAACTCGAGCAGTACAAGTAAGGTCCTCCCAGACCAAGGTTGCCGCCCGGTCACGGGCGGCAACCGACCCGACACCATTCCCGCCGGAGATGCGAACCATGTCGCAGCTGAGCCTCAAGCGCCTCGAAAAATCGTTCAACGAAGCCCGCATCATCAAGGGGATCGACCTTGATGTGAGCGAGGGCGAGTTCGTGGTCTTTGTCGGCCCGTCCGGCTGTGGCAAGTCCACCCTGTTGCGCATGATCGCCGGGCTCGAGGATGTCAGCGCTGGCGAGATCGAAATCGGCGGCAATGTCGTCAACGACCTGCCGCCCGTGCAGCGCGGCATCGCCATGGTGTTCCAGTCCTATGCGCTCTATCCGCATATGAGCGTTTACGAAAATATCGCTTTCCCGCTGCGCGTCGAAAAGCTGCCACAAGCTGAAGTCGACAAGCGCGTTTCGGCGGCCGCCAAGGTGTTGCAGCTCGAAAGTCGCCTGCAGCATCGCCCCGGCCAGCTTTCGGGCGGCCAGCGCCAGCGCGTCGCCATCGGCCGCGCCATCGTGCGCCAGCCCAAGATCTTCCTGTTCGATGAGCCGCTCAGCAATCTCGACGCCGCTCTGCGCTCGGAAATGCGTATCGAGTTGATGGAACTGCACAAGCGCCTGGGCTCGACCATGGTCTATGTGACCCATGACCAGGTCGAGGCCATGACCATGGCCGACAAGATCGTGGTGCTCGATGCCGGCACCATCGCCCAGGTCGGCTCGCCGCTTGAGCTCTACCACCGGCCCGACAATCTGTTCGTCGCCGGTTTCATCGGCTCGCCGAAGATGAACTTCATCTCGGGCAAGGTCCGCGCGGCCGATGGCACCAAGGCTACCATCGACCTGGGCACGCTTGGCACGATCCAGTTGCCGCGCACCAGCACCTCCATTGCCGGGCAGGATGTGACCCTGGGCATCCGGCCCGAGCACCTCAATCTCGGCGCCGGCGATTTCACCATCGAGACCGTGCCCAATATCGTCGAGCAGCTGGGCATCCACACCATCACCTATTCCACCCTGCCGGCCGGAGAATCCTTTACCGGCCTGTTCGAGGGCAACCCCGACGTCGTCGACGGCAAACCCGTGACCCTGGGTTTCAACACCGACAAGGTGCATTTGTTCGACGCCAAGGGCCTGGCCGTGTACTGATCCCCGGCCAGGGGCAGGAGGGTGCACGGAATGCTGGACATTGTGGGCTTGTTGCAGACGGAAAAGGACGCCTTTACCCGCTCGGAACGCGCCCTGACCGAGATCGTGCTGGCCGATGTCGACAGCGTGCTCAAGATGAGCATCGTGGACCTGGCCGAACAGGGCGGGGTTTCACCCCCGACGGTAACCCGTTTCTGCCGCCGGCTCGGCTGCGACTCCTACGCCGATTTCAAGGTGCGCCTGGCCCAGTCCCGCTTCGTCGGCCAGCGCTATCTGGCGCCCGCGGAAGGTCCGACCTCCCCGCACGAGATCGCCCAGGGCGTCGTCAACGGCATCCAGTCGATCATCTACGAGACCTTCGACAATCTCGATTTCGACGCCGTCGAGCGCGCAGCCATTGGCATCGCCAAGTCCAGTTTCGTGCTCGCCTTTGGCTCGGGCGGTGCCTCATCGATGATGGCCGGGGAAATCGAAACCCGCCTGTTCCGGCTGGGGCTGAAGGTGGCGTCCACCGACGACCATCAACTGCAGTTGATGCGGGTCGCGGCCGCGCCGGCCGGCACCGTGGTGGTGGCCTTTTCCATGTCGGGCAACAATGCGCAACTTGCCAAGACGCTGACCGTGGCCGGGGAATATGGCCTGACCCGCGTGGTCGCGACACGCTCCGGCTCCATGGTCTCGGCCCAATCCGATATTCTCCTGCCGGTCAACTGGCACGAGAATGCCGATATCCTGCGGCCCACCCCCGGCCGCTACGCATTCCTGGCCACCGTCGACGTCTTGGCCCAGACCGTGGCGACCCGCATGGGGCCGACGGCGGTGGCCAGCATGCGCCGCATCAAGCACCAGCTCGTCGTCAATCGCGACGGCGACGACGCCCAGCCCCTGGGGGACTGACCTGTGGTTCCCACCAGCACCGCGCTCGTGGCCCCACCCCACCCTCAATCCCTCCCCATCAAGGGGAGGGAGGCGCAGGTTGCGATGCCAGTGTTCATCGCTTCCCTCCCCCCTGTGGGGAGGGACTGAGGGTGGGGGTACTCCGCCTACCACCCGCGCAGTGTTTCGATCGATTTCAACGACAGAGTTCCCTATGACCACATCCTTTTCCCTCGTCACCACCTGGTCACCGGCCACCGATAGCGAACCTTTGGGCTATGGTCTCGAATTGACCAATACTGGCGATCAGCCGGTCGCCAGTTTCCAGCTTGGATTTTCGGGGCCCGCCCGCATCGACCCGCACGCGACGCTCGACAACGGCAAGCTCCTCAAGCGTCTTTCCAATCACACCCTGATTGCGCCACCCGACGGGTTTGTGCTGCAGCCGGGCGAAACCTGGACCGCCACGGCCCGCGGCCTGTCCTATGGCCTGCGTCACTGGAGCGATGGCGCCAATTCGGCCTATGCGGTGCTCGAGGATGGCGGCATCATTGCCATTCCCACCGCGCCAACCCAGGGCAAGGGACACAATTCGCCCCTGCTCAAGGGCGCGGCGCGCTTTCCGGTGCCAGCCAAAGCCCCGGTTGCCCATTCCATCGTGCCCTGGCCAAACCATGTGGCAACCACCGGAGCCCGCGTGGCGCCCGTGGGCCTGGACCTGGTCCCCGAGGGTGATCTCGCCATCCGCGCTGCCGATGCCTTCGCGGACCTCACGGCCGAGCTTTTTCCGGTCGAAGCCATCGTGCGTCCGGCCTCCGAGGGCGGCATGAGCGTTCACGTCACCGAAAAGCCGGGCATGGGCGCCGAAGCCTATGAAATCGCTTTTGCCGAAAACAGCGCCGGCGTCTCCGCCTCGACCCATGCTGGACTCTTTTATGGCCTGGTGACCCTGGGACACATGTTGCGTGGCGCGCGGCTACATCCGACGACGTTCACCTGGCCAGTTGGCGGCACCATCAATGACGAACCCGGATTTTCCTTCCGGGGCAGCCATCTGGACGTGGCGCGGCAGTTCTATACCGGCGCCGAGGTCAGCCGGCTGATCCGCATCATGGCCTGGAACAAGATGAACCGGTTCCACTGGCACCTGACCGAGGACGAGGCCTGGCGCCTGGAAATCGACGCCTACCCGCAATTGACCGAAATCGCTGCCTGGCGCGGGCATGGCAAGGCGCTGCCGCCGCTGCTCGGGTCGGGTCCGCAGCCCAGCGGCGGCTATTACAGCAAGAAGGTGGTGCGCGAGATCGTCGCCCTGGCCGATGACCTGGCCATTGCCGTCATCCCCGAAATCGACATGCCCGGCCACTTCTATGCGGCCCTGCAGGCGCTGCCTGAATTGCGCGATCCGGCCGAAGAGGGCGAATATCAATCGGTCCAGGGCTTTCCAAACAACAGCCTCAACCCGGCCCACGAGCCGGTCTATCGCTTCATCGAAACGGTAATCGATGAAACCCTGGAGCTGTTTCCGGCCGGTATCTTCCACCTGGGCGCCGACGAGGTGCCACTGGCAGCCTGGTCGGGCTCGCCGCTGGCGCTCGACATGCTGGAAAAGCTCGCCGGCCCGGCCATGCGCCAGAAGCACGAAGCCCAGTTCAATCAATTGGGCAATCACCACGGAGCCGACGAGATCGAAGGTTCGCCCACCGCGATTCTGCAGGCCGAATTCATCAAGCGCGTCCATCAGTACATCGCCTCCAAGGGCGCCATAACCGGCGGCTGGGAAGAGGCGGCGCATGGGGACGCGGTGGCCAAGGACAAGGCCTATGTCATCGGCTGGCGCAATGTCGAGATCAATGCCGCGCTGGCCGAACGCGGCTTCGACATCGTCGTTTCCCCTGGTCAGCGTTATTATCTCGACATGGCCAATGGCGTCTCCTGGGCCGAACCCGGTGCCGGCTGGGCCGGCTGGTCAGGCCCGCAGGAAACCTATGAATTCGAGGCGCGTGCGGGCTTCTCCGAGGCCGGGCTCAAGCATCTTCTCGGCATCCAGAGCTGCATCTGGTCCGAGAGCATGACCGATCGGGCCATCTTCGACCGGCTGGTCTTTCCACGCCTTTCGGCCATTGCCGAAGCCGGCTGGACCCTGCCCGAGCGCAAGAGCTGGGATCGCTTCAAATCCATGGTTGGCCTGATGCCGATCATGTACGGCCACTGGGCCGCCGAATAGACCCGATGGGCGGTCAGGGCGTTGTCCTGGCCGCCCCCTTTGGCTGCAACTGACCCGCGGTGACCACGGTCATCACCAGAAGCGGGATCAGGATGGTGAAGGCGAAGCGCACCCCAAAGCCCTGCGCCACGGCACCGATCAGGGCCGGCGCTCCCAGATTGACCAGTTGAAACACCAGCGTCACCGCCGCCACGTTCTGTGACGCCGGGCGGTCGCCGATGCGCGCGGCGGCCGAGAGCATGAGCGGGTAGAGGACGCAGATCCCGAGCCCAACCATTACGAAGCCCATTAGCGCCAATCCGGCATTGGGCGCGAGGCCGACGGTGATCAGGCCGGCAATTGCCAGTGAGGCGAGCCAGCGCGCCATGGGGACCGTGCCGACCCGATCGAGCACGCGATCCGCCATGAGCCGGCCAGCGGCCATCGCCGCCACAAGCGCGGGCAGGGCGAGCGACTGTATCCAGGGCGCAACCTCGAAACTGTCGCGCAGATAGATGATCGACCAGGCCCGGGCCGCGCCTTCGGTCAGGCCGGCCCCGAGGCCAAAGGCCACGAGCCCCATGGTCGCCAATGTCGGCAGGGCCAGGCGCCTTTTGGTTTGCGCCGTGTGCGGCCGCTCCGGTGTGATGGCCATGGGCAGCGCCACGACAAACAAGGCGCCAATCAGCACCGGGGCCATCAGGCCCAGATGCCAGGCCGGCGACACGCCGACGCCGCGCATGAGCGCACCGACCAGCGCAGTCACCAAAAAGCCGATGCTCCACACACCGTGGCAGGTGTTCATGATGCGCGCGCCGGTGGCCGCCTCGACGCGGTCTGCCTCGACATTGATGGCAATATTGGTCAGCGAGAAGCCCACGCCATTGGCCGCCAGCAGCAGGAACATGGCAACCGGATGCAGCAGCAGCCCAATGAGCGCCGTGGTGCAGATCACCACCGGCAGCATGACCATCAGGACACGCCGCGGTCCGAACCGCTCGATGATGCTGCTCGAAATCAGGAACATCGGCAGCCCGCCCGCCGGCTGGCCCACGAGGATGAGGCCGAGCTGGGCTTCGCTCAGCCCCATCATCTCCTGCAGGTCGGGAATGCGGGTATGCACCGCGCCGACGGCCAGGGCGTGAATGAAGAAGAGCGCGATAATGCGCCAATGCGCAACCATGAGGGTCTCGGACGTTCGAGTTGGCAGGGGCCAGCGCTATGCGCGCGGGCCGGGATCCATGAGCACATGGATCCGATCGGCACCCATGCGGGCGAGTTTGAGCATCAGTGTCTTGCGCCTCGCCGGGGCGAGGGGCGTATCTGGGCTGTCGCGCAGAATGGCCCCATCATGGCCGTCAGCCACGATCAGGCCCTCGCTTTGGGGGAAGATATCGGCATCGAGCTCCGGCGGCTTGGCGAAAAAGAACCGGTCCGAGAATTCCCGATACTCGGGCCATTTGCGGTCGACCTGGAAATCGATGAGGCTCGACTTGATCTCGATGATCCAGATTTCCCCCTTGGGCCCCACCGCCAGCACATCGGCGCGCCGGCCATTGGCCAGCGGCACTTCGGCATAGCAGGCCATGTCGTGCCGCTCGCGCAGCATCCGCATGACGCCCCTTTGCACCCGCAGCGCCGTCGCCGATTGGCGCAGGTCGACAATGGGCGGCAGGTCCTCAGCCATTGGGCGGCAGCGGTTCGGGCGCCACGCCCTGCGGCAGGTCGAGCTTGCGGTGCCCCAGGGCAAAGCTCGATGCCCAGAGGCCGGCCAGAAGCAGCGGCAGGCAGACGAGATAGGATGCGCGGATATTGATGTATTCGGCGACAAAGCCCAGCAGCGGCGGGGCGAGGAAGAACACCACGAAACTGACCTGGCCCAAGGCGGCCACATTGACGGCAGCCGGGCGGTCCGTGCGCTGCGCGGCAGCGGAAACGGCCAGTGGATAGACCGCCGAACAGCCCGCACCCATCAGCGCGAAACCCGCCAGGGCCAGTTCTGGCATGGGCGCGGTGCCGACCAGCAGCGCCCCGATGCTGGCGCAGGTCAGCATGACCATGGCGACATTGCGCGGGCCATAACGGGCAACGATCGGGTCGGCGGTCAGGCGCATCACGGCCATGAAAAAGGCAAACAGGGTCAGGC includes the following:
- a CDS encoding beta-N-acetylhexosaminidase: MTTSFSLVTTWSPATDSEPLGYGLELTNTGDQPVASFQLGFSGPARIDPHATLDNGKLLKRLSNHTLIAPPDGFVLQPGETWTATARGLSYGLRHWSDGANSAYAVLEDGGIIAIPTAPTQGKGHNSPLLKGAARFPVPAKAPVAHSIVPWPNHVATTGARVAPVGLDLVPEGDLAIRAADAFADLTAELFPVEAIVRPASEGGMSVHVTEKPGMGAEAYEIAFAENSAGVSASTHAGLFYGLVTLGHMLRGARLHPTTFTWPVGGTINDEPGFSFRGSHLDVARQFYTGAEVSRLIRIMAWNKMNRFHWHLTEDEAWRLEIDAYPQLTEIAAWRGHGKALPPLLGSGPQPSGGYYSKKVVREIVALADDLAIAVIPEIDMPGHFYAALQALPELRDPAEEGEYQSVQGFPNNSLNPAHEPVYRFIETVIDETLELFPAGIFHLGADEVPLAAWSGSPLALDMLEKLAGPAMRQKHEAQFNQLGNHHGADEIEGSPTAILQAEFIKRVHQYIASKGAITGGWEEAAHGDAVAKDKAYVIGWRNVEINAALAERGFDIVVSPGQRYYLDMANGVSWAEPGAGWAGWSGPQETYEFEARAGFSEAGLKHLLGIQSCIWSESMTDRAIFDRLVFPRLSAIAEAGWTLPERKSWDRFKSMVGLMPIMYGHWAAE
- a CDS encoding Gfo/Idh/MocA family oxidoreductase; this encodes MRVGIIGLGYRLGYLARVFSAARDDFEIVGYVDPEPAGLPYARQHGVSVGQSFGSLDELIDKGGLDLLMVGSPNHMHLEHIRTGLARGMKIFAEKPVVTSIEDTMALAELIGQYGSDRVMVGLVLRYAPLYVELRKAQAEGKLGDIASIEASEHIPPYHGAFFMRDWRRYEKYSGSFMLEKCCHDLDLYNGVMGCRPRYVASFGGRRSFIPANAPQETGVNDLEVYHRKPSGWQGSDKVFDSDGDIIDFQTAIVQYDNGAALTFHTNLNVPDDFRRFAVIGAKGMAEGDFIRNYFRVTDSRTSERLEDKTFKTSELSQHYGADEQMAEDILRHLIEGVPLPVSVTDALEAGLLALSMDEAMANRSVVDMTPIWQRFDAALGRGN
- a CDS encoding MmcB family DNA repair protein; protein product: MAEDLPPIVDLRQSATALRVQRGVMRMLRERHDMACYAEVPLANGRRADVLAVGPKGEIWIIEIKSSLIDFQVDRKWPEYREFSDRFFFAKPPELDADIFPQSEGLIVADGHDGAILRDSPDTPLAPARRKTLMLKLARMGADRIHVLMDPGPRA
- a CDS encoding extracellular solute-binding protein, which translates into the protein MQKTIGLVAVSMLALASATPAAFAQDKEITFINCGDELTAGYAESFAEWEAANPGFKVVPEIVGWGQCQDKVTTLAAAGTPVALAYVGSRTLKQFAQNDLIVPVPMTDEEKAAYYNYVPDTVTFDGTQWGVPVAFSTKALYWNKDLFEEAGLDPEVPPATWEEKIAFAKQITENTDAAGYGAVAKTFDNTMHQFLHWVYTNDGLVIDADGNITLNSPQVLAALTALRDIIPFSEEGPTAYEQNEVRAIWLDGGVAMIEASPGAAIRAEEAGMNWGVANLPLGPDAKGPGTLLITDALAVFKGTGVEDQAISLAKFLTDGDRQWDAEMAQGLTPLRPLHSDDLVAEKPYWKPFLDGIEYGGPEPLFTDYIGLQNVMIEMVQSVVTGAAEPEAALEKAAGELEQYK
- a CDS encoding sugar ABC transporter permease, producing MTSTRSATLFALALLAPALIYILTIVAYPLVDTILLSFTNASLRADYDFVGWANYQRIFGAGNFTEVIIRTFIWTFFSVSMKMIIGMCGAVLLNAAIPGQALFRILTMPPWIVPMAIGIFMWGWMYNGQFGMISGLLQNFGLIGGPIAFLAYGDTAFWATIVTDVWIGVPMVTIYFLAAMQSIPRDLHEAAWTDGAGRFYRFRRITLPLMVPAIITMSLLSLIATFNSFDIIWILTQGGPSGSTTTMIIDTYKTAMGSRKYGEGAARAVVISLFVTIFCIVYFRAVRRLQQGEAK
- a CDS encoding MurR/RpiR family transcriptional regulator, which produces MLDIVGLLQTEKDAFTRSERALTEIVLADVDSVLKMSIVDLAEQGGVSPPTVTRFCRRLGCDSYADFKVRLAQSRFVGQRYLAPAEGPTSPHEIAQGVVNGIQSIIYETFDNLDFDAVERAAIGIAKSSFVLAFGSGGASSMMAGEIETRLFRLGLKVASTDDHQLQLMRVAAAPAGTVVVAFSMSGNNAQLAKTLTVAGEYGLTRVVATRSGSMVSAQSDILLPVNWHENADILRPTPGRYAFLATVDVLAQTVATRMGPTAVASMRRIKHQLVVNRDGDDAQPLGD
- a CDS encoding MFS transporter, producing the protein MVAHWRIIALFFIHALAVGAVHTRIPDLQEMMGLSEAQLGLILVGQPAGGLPMFLISSSIIERFGPRRVLMVMLPVVICTTALIGLLLHPVAMFLLLAANGVGFSLTNIAINVEADRVEAATGARIMNTCHGVWSIGFLVTALVGALMRGVGVSPAWHLGLMAPVLIGALFVVALPMAITPERPHTAQTKRRLALPTLATMGLVAFGLGAGLTEGAARAWSIIYLRDSFEVAPWIQSLALPALVAAMAAGRLMADRVLDRVGTVPMARWLASLAIAGLITVGLAPNAGLALMGFVMVGLGICVLYPLMLSAAARIGDRPASQNVAAVTLVFQLVNLGAPALIGAVAQGFGVRFAFTILIPLLVMTVVTAGQLQPKGAARTTP
- the ugpC gene encoding sn-glycerol-3-phosphate ABC transporter ATP-binding protein UgpC; protein product: MSQLSLKRLEKSFNEARIIKGIDLDVSEGEFVVFVGPSGCGKSTLLRMIAGLEDVSAGEIEIGGNVVNDLPPVQRGIAMVFQSYALYPHMSVYENIAFPLRVEKLPQAEVDKRVSAAAKVLQLESRLQHRPGQLSGGQRQRVAIGRAIVRQPKIFLFDEPLSNLDAALRSEMRIELMELHKRLGSTMVYVTHDQVEAMTMADKIVVLDAGTIAQVGSPLELYHRPDNLFVAGFIGSPKMNFISGKVRAADGTKATIDLGTLGTIQLPRTSTSIAGQDVTLGIRPEHLNLGAGDFTIETVPNIVEQLGIHTITYSTLPAGESFTGLFEGNPDVVDGKPVTLGFNTDKVHLFDAKGLAVY
- a CDS encoding carbohydrate ABC transporter permease; the protein is MIDRYRWQEVLGLYAGIAVFLFFVLAPFIEGFLVSLKPLAQLFSTPYSFIPKNGSFDAYFTMWQSVPALGMHIFNSFFISSVVTLIVIVIVVPAAYAFARFNFTGAGLMLGGFLAVNMFSGAVLLIPLFRLMRTMGLLNTYWAMIVPGAAFLIPSSIWLLRTYMLRIPRELDEAAWVDGATRLYTLRRVILPLAMPGIVVVAIMTFIGAYAQQFIFALTFNSKTEFMPLPIGLFAFFGKQEVIWNELMAASFVGILPVMIVIVFLQRYLVAGLTAGAVKQ